Proteins encoded within one genomic window of Amycolatopsis nigrescens CSC17Ta-90:
- a CDS encoding DUF1707 SHOCT-like domain-containing protein, which yields MTEDRSRIRAADTDREQIAQVLYAAMGTGRITAQELEERLGEVYSAKTLDELAPITADLAGASLATGVPAGAAATGQDSDGTALRKSVAVMSGLDRKGEWTLPARHRSLAFWGGVEIDLRQARLTAQVSTITAVALMGGIKILVPEDLTVTVDGTGIMGSFSGGRARKAERPAAGTPTVRITGVAFWGAVKVRRVKRESSRQRRR from the coding sequence ATGACCGAGGACCGTTCGAGGATCCGAGCGGCGGATACCGACCGCGAGCAGATCGCGCAGGTGCTCTACGCCGCCATGGGCACCGGCCGGATTACCGCCCAGGAGCTGGAAGAGCGGCTTGGCGAGGTCTACTCGGCCAAGACACTGGACGAGCTGGCCCCGATCACCGCCGATCTGGCCGGGGCGAGCCTCGCCACGGGCGTGCCGGCGGGCGCTGCCGCCACGGGCCAGGATTCGGACGGCACAGCATTGCGGAAGTCCGTCGCGGTGATGTCCGGTCTCGACCGGAAGGGCGAATGGACCCTGCCGGCACGCCATCGAAGCCTGGCCTTCTGGGGCGGGGTGGAGATCGATCTGCGGCAGGCGCGGCTCACCGCGCAGGTCTCGACCATCACGGCCGTCGCGCTCATGGGCGGCATCAAGATCCTGGTGCCGGAAGATCTCACCGTCACAGTGGACGGCACCGGGATCATGGGCAGCTTCAGCGGCGGTCGCGCACGGAAAGCCGAGCGGCCCGCCGCCGGCACACCGACCGTCCGCATCACGGGGGTGGCGTTCTGGGGCGCGGTGAAGGTCCGACGGGTGAAGCGCGAATCGTCCCGCCAACGTCGCCGGTAG
- a CDS encoding NADP-dependent oxidoreductase, whose protein sequence is MRVITQQKLGGPEVLTIVDAPAPQPLPTEVLVRVKAIGLNPLEARLRAGEFPLIGKPPFVLGWDISGVVEEAPQTWRFRPGDEVFGMPLFPRAANAYAEIVAAPALHLARKPASLSHAEASALPVVGLTAWQGLVDLGGVTAGDRVLVHGGGGGVGHVAVQIAKALGAQVIATASGSKREFVEGFGADEVIDYTTVDFTEVVSDIDVVFDTLGGDTVERSLDVLRQGGHLVTAVAEEDSELAAKFEAAGMRFSGIAVDPDPVALRGLVELVEQGRLRVHVQETFPFERVADAHRVLDDGHLQGKLVLTV, encoded by the coding sequence ATGCGAGTCATCACCCAGCAGAAGCTCGGCGGTCCCGAGGTACTCACCATCGTGGACGCGCCCGCGCCACAGCCCCTACCGACCGAGGTCCTCGTCCGGGTCAAGGCGATCGGACTGAACCCGTTGGAGGCGCGACTGCGCGCCGGCGAGTTCCCGCTGATCGGCAAGCCGCCGTTCGTCCTCGGCTGGGACATCAGCGGCGTGGTCGAAGAGGCGCCGCAGACCTGGCGGTTCAGGCCAGGCGACGAAGTGTTCGGAATGCCGCTGTTCCCCCGGGCGGCCAACGCGTATGCCGAGATCGTGGCTGCTCCGGCGTTGCACCTGGCGCGCAAGCCGGCGTCGCTTTCACACGCCGAGGCTTCGGCGCTGCCGGTCGTCGGGCTGACGGCGTGGCAGGGCCTCGTCGACCTCGGCGGCGTGACCGCGGGCGACCGCGTCCTGGTCCACGGCGGTGGTGGCGGGGTCGGCCACGTCGCCGTCCAGATCGCGAAAGCACTCGGTGCGCAGGTGATCGCGACCGCCAGCGGGAGCAAGCGGGAGTTCGTCGAGGGGTTCGGCGCCGATGAAGTGATCGACTACACGACGGTCGACTTCACCGAGGTGGTCAGCGACATCGACGTCGTGTTCGACACGCTCGGCGGCGACACCGTCGAGCGCTCGCTCGACGTGCTCCGCCAAGGAGGTCACCTGGTGACGGCGGTCGCCGAGGAGGATTCGGAACTCGCCGCCAAGTTCGAAGCGGCCGGAATGCGCTTCAGCGGCATCGCGGTCGACCCGGATCCGGTCGCCCTGCGAGGTCTCGTCGAACTCGTCGAACAGGGCAGGCTCCGGGTCCACGTGCAGGAGACGTTCCCGTTCGAGCGCGTCGCCGACGCGCACCGGGTGCTCGACGACGGGCACCTCCAGGGAAAGCTCGTCCTCACCGTCTGA
- a CDS encoding winged helix-turn-helix transcriptional regulator: MSGFGPGDPFLADCPARLAVELIADKWTVVVLYGLSKGPVRHGELIELIGGISRKMLTQTLRRLEAHGLVRRHAYAEVPPRVEYELTPLGATLIDPIHTLTEWARANGDAVLDALDADSEPVAQHG, translated from the coding sequence ATGAGCGGTTTCGGTCCCGGTGACCCCTTCCTCGCCGACTGCCCGGCGCGTCTGGCGGTCGAGCTGATCGCCGACAAGTGGACGGTGGTCGTGCTCTACGGCCTCAGCAAGGGCCCGGTGCGCCACGGCGAGCTGATCGAGCTGATCGGTGGCATCTCCCGCAAGATGCTCACCCAGACGCTTCGACGGCTCGAGGCGCACGGGCTCGTCCGCCGCCACGCCTACGCCGAGGTGCCGCCCCGCGTCGAGTACGAGCTCACTCCGCTCGGAGCGACGCTGATCGATCCGATCCACACGCTGACCGAATGGGCGAGGGCGAACGGCGACGCGGTCCTCGATGCGCTCGACGCCGATTCCGAGCCGGTCGCCCAGCACGGCTGA
- a CDS encoding glycosyltransferase produces MKVLILTQGTRGDVQVLAALAKGLHEAGHEVVFCAPGSLGLLAEPYSSKVVSFTDVEGGLMRDPTFGKWIESNEGVLRGKLQARRAKRMHRALMGPVLDDLTAIVREGADVVLHHVILQGHDVAERLGVQSVPVCVQPCWVPTSAYPNPMTPNRVPVPRVLNRATYLTTALGSQMWAGNWKKWREDELGLPPRRNYRNIMQLPDGSPATVLQPCSEHVLPGPLDFPDWVHTTGYWFLPAEPDWTPPPGLPEFLDSGTPPVYIGFGSMVGSDPNRTGQVITEAVRQAGVRAVVVAGWGGIQFSEENPDIFCLEQVPFEWLFPRVAAIVHHGGMHTAGAAFASGRPQVICPFRPEHNFWAKRTQSLGVSPGPVPRPSMTPERLAAAIRQAVTDQTMAVRAKELGDRIATEDGITRAVKVLESIV; encoded by the coding sequence ATGAAGGTCTTGATCCTCACCCAGGGCACCCGCGGCGACGTCCAGGTGCTCGCGGCGCTGGCGAAGGGACTGCACGAGGCGGGCCACGAGGTCGTCTTCTGCGCGCCCGGTTCGCTCGGTCTGCTCGCGGAGCCCTACAGCAGCAAGGTGGTCTCCTTCACCGATGTGGAAGGGGGGTTGATGCGGGACCCGACCTTCGGCAAGTGGATCGAGTCCAACGAGGGCGTGCTGCGCGGAAAGCTGCAAGCCAGGCGGGCGAAGCGGATGCACCGGGCGCTGATGGGCCCGGTGCTGGACGATCTGACCGCGATCGTGCGGGAAGGCGCCGACGTCGTCCTGCATCACGTAATCCTGCAGGGGCACGACGTGGCCGAGCGGCTGGGCGTGCAGTCGGTGCCGGTCTGCGTGCAACCCTGCTGGGTGCCGACCAGCGCCTACCCCAATCCGATGACCCCCAACCGGGTGCCGGTGCCTCGCGTGCTGAACCGGGCCACCTACCTGACGACCGCGCTGGGCAGCCAGATGTGGGCCGGTAACTGGAAAAAGTGGCGAGAGGACGAGCTGGGACTTCCCCCACGGCGGAACTACCGCAACATCATGCAGCTTCCCGACGGCAGCCCGGCGACCGTGCTCCAGCCCTGCAGCGAGCACGTGCTGCCCGGCCCGCTGGACTTCCCCGACTGGGTGCACACCACCGGCTACTGGTTCCTGCCCGCCGAACCGGACTGGACCCCTCCCCCCGGCCTGCCCGAGTTCCTGGACTCCGGGACGCCGCCGGTCTACATCGGCTTCGGCAGCATGGTGGGCAGCGACCCGAACCGGACCGGACAGGTCATCACCGAAGCCGTCCGGCAGGCCGGCGTCCGGGCGGTCGTCGTGGCCGGCTGGGGTGGTATCCAGTTCAGCGAGGAAAACCCCGACATCTTCTGCCTCGAGCAGGTGCCCTTCGAATGGCTGTTTCCCCGGGTGGCCGCCATCGTCCATCACGGCGGGATGCACACGGCCGGGGCCGCGTTCGCCTCCGGCCGCCCTCAGGTGATCTGCCCGTTCCGGCCCGAGCACAACTTCTGGGCCAAGCGGACGCAGTCACTCGGGGTCTCGCCAGGTCCCGTCCCGCGTCCCAGCATGACCCCCGAACGCCTCGCCGCGGCAATTCGCCAGGCGGTCACCGACCAGACCATGGCCGTCCGGGCAAAGGAACTGGGTGACCGCATCGCCACCGAAGACGGCATCACCCGGGCGGTGAAAGTCCTCGAGTCCATCGTCTAG
- a CDS encoding GMC family oxidoreductase N-terminal domain-containing protein, translating into MIPYSDRRLVADVFDLLVPADVEPSATQAGVLDWLDELAPVEHAELWRELLTPGFDALSRESSAPDDQLLRELQEATSREGWQVSPQEFVATVVELAAQGWYGRRDSPSWAGLGYTSAGKRPAGAPVRHVSLAPIGLADVAESYDIVITGAGAGGGVAARVLSEAGARVLLLDRGRFFSYAEMSRDHLANHRLPTYGHNTGPEAEGNPRVYAPPGGPERVVDRPYEPDWFNNAMTVGGGTRVYQGMAWRYQPDDFRMASRYGRPSGSSLADWPLSYQDLEPYYTRAEHELGVCGDGQAHRFQGRRSSDYPMGPLPENLEARVLRKGAEALGLTTGPVPLLLNSEPRDGRAACVRCGECVGFACPTDAKNGSHNTTIPLALATGSCTLATGARVERVLVGPAGRATGVVAVDLATGARRTISAGAVVLSSGAIETARLLLTSATDDYPTGLGNRSDQVGRNLQGHLYVSAFGLFEDQVQDGLGPGVSIATADYTHDLGGDGIGGGVLANETVKLPVLFWYWALAPDAPRWGREGKHAVRDAYLRTGHIQGPIQEIPSPETRVTLAPEVRDAHGNAVVRIAGELHPESVRSARLLQDRACEWMAASGAERVWRNPSPIAAKLTVGQHQAGTARMGTDPATSVTDPYGRVHGHPGLWVLDGSLHVTNGGVNPVLTILALAYRGAERLARNGS; encoded by the coding sequence GTGATCCCGTATTCCGATCGACGACTGGTCGCCGACGTGTTCGACCTGCTCGTGCCGGCGGACGTGGAGCCATCGGCGACCCAGGCGGGAGTGCTCGACTGGCTGGACGAGTTGGCCCCGGTCGAGCACGCCGAGTTGTGGCGGGAACTGCTCACGCCGGGTTTCGACGCACTGTCCCGCGAATCGTCGGCACCGGATGACCAATTGCTGCGGGAGTTGCAGGAGGCGACCTCCCGCGAGGGCTGGCAGGTTTCTCCTCAGGAGTTCGTCGCGACGGTCGTGGAGCTGGCCGCCCAGGGTTGGTACGGCAGGCGGGACAGTCCCTCGTGGGCCGGTCTCGGGTACACCTCGGCGGGTAAACGTCCGGCCGGCGCCCCGGTTCGGCACGTGTCGTTGGCGCCCATCGGGCTAGCGGACGTGGCGGAGTCCTACGACATCGTGATCACCGGTGCCGGTGCTGGCGGCGGGGTGGCGGCGCGTGTCCTGTCCGAAGCGGGCGCCCGGGTGCTGCTGCTCGACCGCGGCCGGTTCTTCAGCTACGCCGAGATGAGCCGGGATCACCTCGCCAACCACCGGTTGCCGACGTACGGGCACAACACCGGCCCGGAGGCCGAGGGGAACCCGCGGGTATACGCCCCACCCGGCGGCCCGGAACGCGTCGTCGACCGTCCCTACGAACCGGACTGGTTCAACAACGCCATGACCGTCGGCGGCGGAACCCGCGTCTACCAGGGCATGGCCTGGCGCTACCAGCCGGACGACTTCCGGATGGCCAGCCGTTACGGCAGGCCGTCCGGCAGCTCGCTGGCCGACTGGCCACTGTCCTATCAGGACCTAGAGCCCTACTACACGCGCGCCGAACACGAGCTGGGCGTGTGCGGTGACGGTCAGGCGCACCGCTTCCAGGGCCGGCGCAGCTCCGACTACCCGATGGGCCCCCTACCGGAGAACCTGGAAGCTCGCGTGCTCCGCAAGGGCGCGGAAGCGCTGGGACTGACCACGGGACCGGTACCGCTGCTGCTCAATTCCGAACCCCGCGACGGCAGGGCCGCGTGTGTCCGTTGTGGAGAGTGCGTCGGGTTTGCCTGCCCGACCGACGCGAAGAACGGCTCGCACAACACGACCATTCCGCTGGCGCTGGCCACCGGATCCTGCACATTGGCCACCGGCGCGCGCGTGGAGCGCGTCCTGGTCGGCCCGGCGGGGCGCGCCACCGGGGTGGTCGCGGTCGATCTGGCCACCGGAGCCCGGCGCACCATCTCGGCCGGTGCGGTGGTGCTCTCCTCCGGCGCTATCGAGACCGCCCGCCTGCTGCTGACCAGCGCGACCGACGACTACCCCACCGGGCTGGGGAACCGGTCCGACCAGGTGGGCCGGAACCTGCAGGGGCACCTGTACGTGAGTGCCTTCGGGCTGTTCGAGGACCAGGTCCAGGACGGCCTCGGGCCCGGGGTGAGCATCGCGACCGCGGACTACACGCACGACCTCGGCGGGGACGGAATCGGCGGCGGTGTGCTGGCCAACGAGACGGTGAAACTGCCGGTGCTGTTCTGGTACTGGGCACTCGCACCGGACGCGCCGCGCTGGGGACGCGAGGGCAAGCACGCCGTGCGGGACGCATACCTGCGCACCGGCCACATCCAGGGGCCCATCCAGGAAATTCCCAGCCCGGAAACGAGGGTCACCCTGGCGCCGGAGGTAAGGGACGCGCACGGCAACGCCGTCGTCAGGATCGCGGGCGAGCTCCACCCGGAAAGCGTGCGGTCCGCTCGGCTGCTGCAGGACCGGGCCTGCGAATGGATGGCGGCATCGGGGGCGGAGCGGGTGTGGCGGAACCCGAGTCCGATAGCCGCGAAGCTGACCGTCGGACAGCACCAGGCGGGTACCGCCAGGATGGGCACCGACCCCGCGACCTCGGTGACCGACCCGTATGGCCGAGTGCACGGGCATCCGGGCCTGTGGGTCCTGGACGGCTCGCTGCACGTCACCAACGGTGGCGTGAACCCGGTGCTGACGATCCTCGCGCTCGCGTACCGCGGTGCCGAGCGGTTGGCCCGGAACGGAAGCTGA
- a CDS encoding sulfotransferase family protein codes for MVAARNERIRIDDLRRPVLTDVHARELARLEAEPTELDADRVLAVARQRTGLDDFGPEDFRERLRTWLAAVAADPNRTELGRAMVFQRSVRWAGTRLRLRDLLKRHPEIHELDVAGPIFVVGPMRSGTTHLVNLLAADPRLRSLPVWESHEPIPAPGRQTDERFERSARKWQRMRSMLPHLAAMHSLEPSSITEEMELQGPDFAAGWLQIAANVPDWAARYGGQDQTPHYEYMKTMLKALQWQRGPDRWVLKSPCHAEQLPALLATFPDATVVFTHRDPVSIVRSALTMVSYIARLEFHEIDTAMIADVWLRRIEKGLRDLLADQHRIPHDQRIDVHFKDLSGDDLRIARAVYETAGMSYDDGGATAAKRYSEEHPRGVYGQVSYDLEESFGIGTDEIRERFGFYYDYFPGKM; via the coding sequence GTGGTCGCCGCCAGGAACGAGCGAATTCGGATCGACGACCTCCGGCGCCCGGTGCTCACCGACGTCCACGCCAGGGAGTTGGCACGCCTGGAGGCGGAGCCCACGGAGCTGGACGCGGACAGGGTACTGGCCGTCGCGAGGCAGCGGACCGGGCTCGACGACTTCGGTCCGGAGGACTTCCGGGAGCGCCTGCGGACCTGGTTGGCCGCGGTCGCCGCCGACCCCAACCGCACCGAACTTGGCCGCGCGATGGTCTTCCAGCGTTCGGTCCGCTGGGCCGGCACCCGGTTGCGGCTGCGAGACCTGCTCAAGCGCCATCCGGAGATCCACGAGCTGGACGTCGCCGGGCCGATCTTCGTGGTGGGCCCGATGCGCTCGGGCACCACCCATCTGGTCAACCTGCTCGCGGCGGATCCCCGGTTGCGCTCGCTGCCGGTCTGGGAGAGCCACGAACCGATTCCGGCGCCGGGACGGCAGACGGACGAGCGGTTCGAGCGGAGCGCCCGAAAATGGCAGCGCATGCGGTCGATGCTGCCTCATCTCGCCGCGATGCACTCGCTCGAACCGAGCTCGATCACCGAGGAGATGGAGCTCCAGGGGCCGGACTTCGCGGCGGGGTGGTTGCAGATCGCCGCGAACGTGCCCGACTGGGCCGCTCGCTACGGCGGGCAGGACCAGACCCCGCACTACGAGTACATGAAGACGATGCTCAAGGCCCTGCAGTGGCAGCGGGGCCCGGACCGCTGGGTGCTGAAGTCGCCCTGCCATGCCGAGCAACTTCCCGCCCTGCTCGCGACCTTTCCGGACGCGACCGTGGTGTTCACCCACCGCGATCCGGTGTCCATCGTGCGCTCGGCGCTGACCATGGTCAGCTACATCGCCCGTCTCGAGTTCCACGAGATTGATACCGCCATGATCGCCGATGTCTGGCTTCGCCGTATCGAAAAAGGACTTCGGGACCTGCTCGCCGACCAGCACCGCATCCCGCACGATCAGCGGATCGACGTGCACTTCAAGGATCTCTCCGGTGACGACCTGCGTATCGCGCGCGCGGTGTACGAAACGGCGGGGATGAGTTATGACGACGGCGGCGCCACGGCGGCGAAACGGTATTCGGAAGAGCATCCTCGGGGCGTGTACGGCCAGGTCTCCTACGACCTGGAGGAAAGTTTCGGCATCGGCACGGACGAGATTCGCGAAAGGTTCGGTTTCTACTACGACTACTTTCCGGGGAAAATGTAG
- a CDS encoding sugar phosphate isomerase/epimerase family protein, which produces MRIGCSTITFGPQGTEEAFDRIAELGFTVVDLAAVPGLFDHVRLVDPPPGELERVANSVRAHGFSVAGLQSVPGRLRTTDDPAELRRRYTLAADAAQAVGASAWVVDAGSPDPDGDAGRARGMDRFKAATSLAAELADQRGLRLGVEAPHHGTLAETLPEVLELLEQADLPQLGVDLDTSHLLASGASTGEILDAVGSRVCHVALRDAERGGGFCTPGDGDFDFAEFFTLLAEADYDGDVTLELEPARPDASADDRAREALRARRHLAPLVGPAQG; this is translated from the coding sequence ATGCGCATCGGCTGCTCGACGATCACCTTCGGGCCGCAGGGGACGGAAGAGGCGTTCGACCGGATCGCCGAACTCGGCTTCACCGTCGTCGACCTGGCCGCGGTCCCCGGCCTGTTCGACCACGTGCGGCTGGTCGACCCGCCGCCCGGCGAGCTCGAACGGGTGGCGAACTCGGTGCGGGCACACGGCTTTTCGGTGGCCGGCCTGCAGTCGGTGCCAGGGCGCCTTCGCACCACCGACGACCCGGCCGAGCTGCGGCGCCGCTACACGCTCGCCGCCGACGCCGCGCAGGCGGTCGGTGCCAGTGCCTGGGTGGTGGACGCCGGCAGCCCGGATCCCGACGGCGACGCCGGCCGGGCGAGGGGCATGGACCGGTTCAAGGCGGCGACGTCTCTCGCCGCCGAGCTGGCGGACCAGCGCGGGCTCCGGCTCGGCGTCGAGGCCCCGCATCACGGCACGCTGGCTGAGACCCTGCCGGAGGTGCTCGAACTGCTGGAGCAGGCCGACCTTCCCCAGCTCGGTGTCGACCTCGATACCAGCCATCTGCTGGCTTCGGGGGCGTCCACCGGGGAGATCCTGGACGCGGTGGGCTCACGGGTGTGCCACGTGGCGCTGCGCGATGCGGAGCGCGGCGGCGGGTTCTGCACACCCGGTGACGGCGACTTCGACTTCGCCGAGTTCTTCACCCTCCTGGCGGAAGCCGACTACGACGGTGACGTCACGCTGGAGCTCGAGCCGGCCCGCCCGGACGCGTCGGCTGACGACCGCGCGAGGGAGGCTCTGCGAGCGCGCCGCCACCTCGCGCCCCTGGTCGGGCCGGCCCAGGGCTGA
- the iolG gene encoding inositol 2-dehydrogenase: protein MRLALFGGGRIGRVHADSIAGHPRAELAWVCDPMPDAAQAVAARHGATATADVDAVLADRSVDAVVIASSTPTHVDLLTRAVRAGKAVLCEKPIDLDIGRVDACWAEIGSADANVMVGFNRRFDLSFRELRDRVHAGEIGRIEQLTIISRDPAPPPAEYVAKSGGLFRDMAIHDLDMARFVLGDIVEVQATGANLVEDYIEDCGDIDSGVVVLRSAAGALCHITNSRRCTFGYDQRLEAFGSDGMLTVYNQLPTSVRYAGPDRTEAARPYLDFFLERYGPTYHAELDHFVTAVEKGDRPEPGFADGRAALALADAAEESMRSGRTVRPS, encoded by the coding sequence ATGCGACTGGCGCTCTTCGGAGGCGGCCGAATCGGCCGCGTGCACGCCGACTCGATCGCCGGCCACCCACGCGCCGAGCTGGCCTGGGTGTGCGATCCGATGCCGGACGCCGCGCAGGCCGTCGCCGCGCGGCACGGCGCGACCGCCACCGCCGACGTGGACGCGGTGCTGGCTGACCGGAGCGTCGACGCCGTGGTCATCGCCTCCTCGACGCCCACCCACGTCGATCTCCTCACCCGTGCGGTGCGAGCGGGCAAGGCGGTCCTCTGCGAGAAGCCGATCGACCTGGACATCGGCCGGGTCGACGCCTGCTGGGCCGAGATCGGCTCGGCGGACGCGAACGTGATGGTCGGCTTCAACCGCCGGTTCGACCTGTCCTTCCGGGAGCTCCGCGACCGGGTGCACGCCGGTGAGATCGGCCGGATCGAGCAGCTGACGATCATCAGCCGGGACCCGGCCCCGCCGCCGGCCGAGTACGTCGCCAAGTCCGGCGGGCTGTTCCGGGACATGGCCATCCACGACCTCGACATGGCCCGGTTCGTTCTCGGCGACATCGTCGAGGTGCAGGCAACCGGCGCCAACCTGGTCGAGGACTACATCGAGGACTGCGGCGACATCGACAGCGGCGTGGTCGTGCTGCGCTCCGCGGCGGGCGCGCTGTGCCACATCACCAACAGCCGGCGCTGCACCTTCGGCTACGACCAGCGGCTGGAGGCGTTCGGCAGCGACGGCATGCTGACCGTGTACAACCAGCTGCCCACCAGCGTTCGCTACGCCGGACCGGATCGAACCGAGGCGGCCCGGCCGTACCTGGACTTCTTCCTGGAGCGCTACGGCCCGACCTATCACGCGGAACTGGACCATTTCGTCACCGCGGTGGAGAAGGGCGACCGTCCCGAGCCTGGTTTCGCCGACGGCCGTGCGGCGCTCGCCCTTGCCGACGCGGCCGAGGAAAGCATGCGCAGCGGCCGCACCGTGCGGCCGAGCTGA
- a CDS encoding SDR family oxidoreductase codes for MSLLSEKVVLVSGGTSGIGAATARAAARAGASVVVTGRRQAVGEKVAAELRELGAAARYIPCDAADVAQVKAAVEAVVAEFSRVDGLVNAAALTSRGTLLDTTPELFDAHVAANLRGPFFLMQAVVADMKRRGAPGSIVNIGSEAAQGGAPYLAPYVLTKAGLAGLTCNAAYAHRADRIRINQLNIGWTDTEGEDETQRRFHGAGDDWREQAGRRLPMGRLADPDEIADMVVFLLSARSGVVTGSVLDWDQNVVGAHD; via the coding sequence ATGAGCCTGCTGTCCGAAAAGGTGGTACTGGTGAGCGGCGGGACGTCCGGCATCGGTGCGGCCACCGCGCGGGCGGCGGCTCGGGCCGGGGCGTCGGTCGTGGTGACCGGCAGGCGGCAGGCAGTGGGGGAGAAGGTGGCCGCGGAGCTGCGCGAGCTGGGTGCCGCCGCCAGGTACATCCCGTGCGATGCCGCCGACGTCGCACAGGTGAAGGCGGCGGTCGAGGCGGTGGTGGCGGAGTTCTCCCGGGTCGACGGGCTGGTCAACGCCGCGGCCCTGACCTCGCGGGGCACCCTGCTGGACACCACCCCGGAGCTGTTCGACGCGCATGTCGCGGCCAACCTGCGCGGGCCGTTCTTCCTGATGCAGGCGGTGGTGGCGGATATGAAGCGTCGCGGCGCGCCCGGCTCGATCGTCAACATCGGCTCCGAGGCGGCGCAGGGCGGGGCGCCGTATCTGGCGCCGTACGTCCTCACGAAGGCCGGTCTGGCCGGTCTCACCTGCAACGCCGCCTACGCGCACCGCGCCGACCGGATCCGGATCAACCAGCTGAACATCGGCTGGACGGACACCGAAGGCGAGGACGAGACCCAGCGCCGGTTCCACGGTGCCGGCGACGACTGGCGGGAGCAGGCTGGCCGCCGCCTGCCGATGGGCCGGCTGGCCGACCCGGACGAGATCGCCGACATGGTGGTGTTCCTGCTCTCCGCGCGCAGCGGGGTGGTCACCGGCTCCGTCCTGGACTGGGACCAGAACGTGGTGGGGGCGCACGACTGA
- a CDS encoding ParB/RepB/Spo0J family partition protein, with product MSRHIMPAHERPHRIHPKIASQERGNMLRDRQATADRGAGSAEHANAGVPAGEGRTGGLAGTVVWTRLDRLLPPRDSPRLAGIDSEHVRRLVETTGTLPPIVVDRRTMRVIDGVHRVRAAEIAGVEGILVRFFDGDLMDAYLFALSSNIAHGLPLTLADRKAAAARLLELRPIWSNRAIAKQAGLDHKTVGALRRRSTGEDPQLTARLGRDGRLRRVAPDPARIAMPPGGALESVDSTAMPEPRTSQENPTDAPDDRWGSARALRADPSIRATEAGRMLLRALELHARMAPDWESIADNLPPHCHDVVTELANRCADDWQRLIRRLPRTP from the coding sequence TTGTCCCGGCACATCATGCCGGCCCATGAACGCCCGCACCGCATACATCCGAAGATCGCCAGCCAGGAGAGGGGCAACATGCTGCGTGACCGGCAGGCAACCGCCGACCGTGGGGCAGGCTCAGCTGAGCACGCGAATGCCGGTGTCCCCGCTGGCGAGGGCCGGACCGGCGGACTGGCCGGCACCGTGGTCTGGACCCGGCTCGATCGGCTCCTGCCGCCGCGTGACTCCCCCCGGCTGGCCGGCATCGATTCCGAGCACGTGCGAAGGCTCGTGGAGACGACCGGCACCCTGCCGCCGATCGTGGTCGATCGCCGGACGATGCGGGTGATCGACGGCGTGCATCGAGTCCGGGCCGCCGAGATTGCCGGGGTAGAAGGGATTTTGGTCCGGTTCTTCGACGGCGACCTGATGGACGCCTATCTGTTCGCCCTGTCCAGCAACATCGCGCACGGGCTGCCGTTGACGCTGGCCGACCGCAAGGCCGCCGCGGCGCGTCTCCTCGAACTCCGCCCGATCTGGTCGAACCGGGCGATCGCGAAACAGGCCGGCCTCGATCACAAGACGGTCGGTGCGTTGCGCCGCCGGTCAACTGGGGAAGATCCCCAGTTGACCGCCAGGCTCGGCCGCGACGGCCGGCTGCGCCGGGTCGCGCCCGATCCCGCGCGGATCGCGATGCCGCCGGGCGGCGCACTGGAGAGCGTGGACTCAACCGCCATGCCGGAACCCCGGACCAGTCAGGAAAATCCCACCGATGCACCGGACGATCGCTGGGGGAGTGCGCGAGCGCTTCGCGCGGATCCGTCCATCCGCGCGACCGAAGCGGGGCGGATGCTGCTTCGCGCCCTGGAGCTGCATGCCCGGATGGCGCCGGACTGGGAAAGCATCGCGGACAACTTACCGCCGCATTGCCACGACGTGGTGACCGAGCTGGCGAACCGATGCGCGGACGACTGGCAACGACTGATCAGGAGGCTTCCCCGGACGCCGTGA